In Dunckerocampus dactyliophorus isolate RoL2022-P2 chromosome 14, RoL_Ddac_1.1, whole genome shotgun sequence, one DNA window encodes the following:
- the pex13 gene encoding peroxisome biogenesis factor 13 has protein sequence MDSQPPPKPWERRIPGTIGTPVNYRSTDFGHPAGLSVSTGPPVLTRVAPPLPPRPVQQSYRPAYSSFTSSYSPYRGSMYGGYSPYSYSGGYGLGGYGRFSHAEEVVPSRFVQQAEESSRGAFQSIESIVQAFASVSMMLDATFSAVYNSFRAVLDVANHLTRLRAHLTRVLSAFALVRTLRYLYRRLQRLLGRRSDAEVEDLWADSASDALATSAPRGPGAAMDDQTVKSWPIFLFFAVVLGGPYLIWKLLSSAPGSEDRATNWASGEDDHVVARAEYDFTASTEEEISFRAGDMLNLAPKEQQPRVRGWLLASLDGQTAGLVPANYVKVLGKRKGHKHVEMERLTQVQQGNSLASRTDAAANVNPSPEELLESVYKATPTSTGEEPSKSNSSTVVNIPEKNDL, from the exons ATGGACTCCCAACCACCGCCAAAGCCGTGGGAACGGCGTATTCCTGGGACGATTGGCACACCTGTAAATTACAG GTCTACGGACTTTGGACATCCTGCAGGCCTTTCTGTGTCTACCGGTCCTCCTGTCCTGACCAGAGTTGCACCACCGTTGCCTCCTCGTCCCGTCCAGCAGTCATACCGTCCAGCTTACAGCTCCTTCACCTCTTCTTACAGTCCCTATAGGGGCTCCATGTATGGGGGCTACAGCCCCTACAGCTACAGCGGTGGCTACGGCCTTGGAGGATATGGTCGCTTTTCGCACGCAGAGGAGGTTGTCCCCAGTCGCTTTGTCCAACAGGCAGAAGAAAGCAGCCGTGGTGCTTTCCAGTCCATTGAAAGCATTGTGCAAGCCTTCGCCTCGGTTAGCATGATGTTGGACGCCACATTTTCAGCTGTATATAACAGCTTCCGCGCTGTGCTGGACGTGGCCAACCACTTGACGCGGTTACGAGCACATCTCACCAGGGTTTTGTCAGCATTTGCTTTGGTGCGCACCTTGAGATACCTCTACCGGCGGCTACAGAGACTGCTGGGACGGAGGTCAGATGCTGAGGTTGAGGATTTGTGGGCAGACAGTGCAAGCGATGCCCTGGCTACTAGTGCACCCAGAGGCCCTGGAGCAGCAATGGACGATCAAACTGTTAAGTCGTGGCCAATCTTTCTATTTTTCGCTGTTGTTCTGGGGGGACCCTACCTAATATGGAAACTGCTCAGTTCTGCCCCTGGCTCTGAAGACAGGG CCACAAACTGGGCCAGCGGGGAGGATGACCACGTCGTGGCAAGAGCGGAGTATGACTTCACAGCTTCCACTGAGGAGGAGATTTCTTTCCGGGCTGGAGATATGCTCAACCTCGCACCTAAAG AACAACAGCCACGCGTGCGTGGTTGGCTGCTGGCCAGCCTGGATGGTCAGACCGCAGGCCTCGTCCCAGCCAATTACGTCAAGGTCCTCGGCAAGAGGAAAGGCCACAAACACGTAGAGATGGAGAGGCTCACTCAGGTTCAGCAAGGGAACTCGCTGGCCTCCCGGACTGACGCCGCTGCAAATGTGAATCCATCACCTGAGGAGTTATTAGAGTCTGTGTACAAAGCAACACCGACTTCCACCGGCGAGGAACCTTCCAAGTCCAACTCCAGCACGGTGGTTAACATCCCGGAGAAAAATGATCTGTGA